In a single window of the Brachionichthys hirsutus isolate HB-005 chromosome 18, CSIRO-AGI_Bhir_v1, whole genome shotgun sequence genome:
- the prkd1 gene encoding serine/threonine-protein kinase D1, with protein MSAPPLIRAPSPLPFSGGANNAVGGGGGGGGGGGGGDGGVISFNIQIGLSREPVLLDTAELSLLQVREVACSIVEQKVPESVFYGMYEKILLFRHDQTTENVLQLLRSASQIQEGDLVEAVLSASATVEDFQIRPHCLFVHSYRAPAFCDHCGEMLWGLVRQGLKCEGCGLNYHKRCAFKIPNDCSGVRRRRTSNVSLTGGLGNMCRPLSAEPSPPHYTDDALLSPVSPNMEKNQLDYFPGRERRSSCQSYIGRPIELDKMFLSKVKVPHTFLIHSYTRPTVCQHCKKLLKGLFRQGLQCKDCRFNCHKRCAPKVPNNCLGEVSKNGELLSPGAESDIVMVEGCLDDHDVDRGGGLLDDMDDALTSEGGFLQEAGPNDLCDLHDPDLDESNRAISPSTSNNIPLMRVVQSVKQTKRKSSSVMKEGWMVHYTSKDTLRKRHYWRLDSKCITLFQNDTGSKYYKEIPLSEILSLEPAQTFSLLPDGATPHCFEITTATLVYYVGENLQRSDSSVTGISVLVGGVGQDVAQMWELAIQHALMPAVSTGTSHSAHCSGHKEVSISISVSNCQIQENVDVNSVYQIFPDEVLGSGQFGIVYGGKHRKSGRDVAIKIIDKLRFPTKQESQLRNEVAILQSLHHPGVVNLECMFETLERVFVVMEKLHGDMLEMILSSEKGRLPERITKFLSTQILVALRHLHFKNIVHCDLKPENVLLASADSFPQVKLCDFGFARIIGEKSFRRSVVGTPAYLAPEVLRNKGYNRSLDMWSVGVIIYVSLSGTFPFNEDEDINDQIQNAAFMYPPHPWKKVSKEAIDLINNLLQVKMRKRYSVDKTLSHPWLQDYQMWLDLRNLESRMEERYITHESDDLRWHHHAQLSGQGVELYNEQEEELETLSERVSEL; from the exons ATGAGTGCGCCTCCTCTGATCCGCGCGCCCAGCCCGCTCCCGTTCTCAGGGGGGGCGAACAACGccgtcggaggaggaggaggaggcgggggtggaggaggagggggggatggCGGTGTGATCTCCTTCAACATCCAGATCGGTCTGAGCCGGGAGCCGGTGCTGCTGGACACGGCGGAGCTCAGCCTCCTCCAGGTCCGGGAGGTGGCGTGCTCCATCGTGGAACAGAAG GTACCGGAGAGTGTTTTTTATGGGATGTACGAGAAGATCCTGCTGTTTCGTCATGACCAGACCACAGAGAATGTGCTGCAGCTGCTACGCTCCGCCTCTCAGATCCAGGAGGGCGACCTGGTGGAGGCCGTGTTGTctg CTTCAGCCACGGTGGAGGACTTCCAGATCCGTCCACACTGTCTTTTCGTGCACTCGTACCGGGCGCCGGCGTTCTGCGACCACTGTGGTGAAATGCTGTGGGGACTCGTACGACAGGGACTCAAATGTGAAG GCTGCGGTCTCAACTACCACAAGCGTTGTGCCTTTAAGATCCCCAATGACTGCAGTGGAGTCAGGAGACGCCGCACGTCCAACGTGTCCCTGACGGGGGGGCTGGGGAACATGTGCCGCCCCCTCTCGGCCGAGCCGTCGCCGCCTCACTACACCGATGACGCTTTGCTG tctCCAGTCAGTCCCAACATGGAG AAGAACCAATTGGATTACTTCCCCGGTCGAGAACGCCGCTCCAGCTGCCAGTCGTACATCGGACGTCCCATAGAACTGGACAAGATGTTTCTGTCCAAGGTTAAAGTTCCCCACACCTTCCTGATCCACTCGTACACCCGGCCCACCGTCTGCCAGCACTgcaagaagctgctgaagggcCTCTTCAGGCAGGGCTTGCAGTGCAAAG atTGTAGATTTAATTGCCATAAACGATGCGCCCCCAAAGTGCCGAACAACTGCTTGGGAGAAGTTTCCAAGAATGGAG AGCTCCTGAGCCCCGGAGCAGAGTCCGACATCGTTATGGTCGAAGGTTGCCTCGACGACCACGACGTCGACAGAGGCGGCGGCCTGTTGGATGACATGGATGACGCGCTGACATCAGAGGGTGGTTtcctgcaggaggcggggccaaaCGACCTCTGCGACCTGCACGACCCTGATCTGGATGAGTCCAATCGAGCCATCag CCCATCCACCAGTAACAACATCCCTTTGATGCGAGTCGTTCAATCCGTCAAGCagacgaagaggaagagcagcagcgtGATGAAGGAGGGCTGGATGGTCCACTACACCAGCAAGGACACTCTG AGGAAGAGGCATTACTGGCGGCTGGACAGTAAATGCATCACGCTGTTTCAGAACGACACAGGAAGTAAATACTACAAG GAGATCCCCCTATCGGAGATCTTATCTCTGGAACCGGCTCAGACGTTCTCCCTACTTCCTGACGGAGCCACTCCTCACTGCTTTGAGATCACCACAGCGACGCTGGTTTACTATGTCGGCGAGAACCTGCAGAGATCTGACTCATCTGTGACGGGCATCAGCGTTCTG GTCGGCGGCGTTGGGCAGGATGTGGCTCAGATGTGGGAGCTGGCCATCCAACACGCTCTGATGCCGGCCGTCTCTACTGGAACCTCCCACAGCGCTCATTGCAGCGGGCACA AGGAAGTGTCCATCAGTATTTCAGTCTCCAACTGTCAGATCCAGGAGAACGTG GACGTAAACTCCGTATATCAGATCTTTCCAGACGAGGTTCTCGGCTCGGGACAGTTTGGCATCGTCTACGGAG GTAAACACAGGAAGTCTGGCCGCGACGTCGCCATCAAGATCATCGACAAACTGCGTTTCCCCACCAAGCAAGAGAGCCAGCTTCGCAATGAGGTGGCCATCTTACAg agTTTGCACCACCCAGGTGTTGTTAACCTGGAGTGCATGTTTGAGACGCTGGAGAGAGTGTTTGTCGTCATGGAGAAGCTCCACGGAGACATGCTGGAGATGATCCTGTCAAGTGAGAAAGGGCGGCTGCCTGAGAGGATCACCAAGTTCCTGAGCACACag ATCCTGGTGGCGCTAAGGCACCTCCACTTCAAGAACATCGTCCACTGCGACCTCAAACCTGAAAACGTCCTGCTGGCTTCTGCAGACTCATTTCCTCAG gtgaagctctgtgactTCGGTTTTGCTCGGATCATCGGTGAGAAGTCATTCAGGCGGTCGGTGGTCGGAACGCCGGCGTATCTCGCTCCGGAGGTCCTGAGGAACAAAGGCTACAACCGGTCCCTGGACATGTGGTCGGTCGGAGTCATCATCTACGTCAG CCTCAGCGGAACATTCCCTTTCAATGAAGATGAAGATATCaatgatcagatccagaacgcTGCCTTCATGTACCCTCCTCATCCTTGGAAGAAAGTGTCCAAGGAAG CGATTGACCTGATTAACAACCTGCTGCAAGTTAAGATGAGGAAGAGGTACAGCGTGGACAAGACCCTCAGTCACCCCTGGTTACAG GACTACCAGATGTGGTTAGATTTACGAAACTTGGAGTCCCGTATGGAGGAGCGCTACATCACCCACGAGAGCGACGACCTGCGCTGGCATCACCACGCCCAGCTCAGTGGGCAAGGGGTGGAGCTTTACaatgagcaggaggaggagttggagaCCCTCAGTGAGCGGGTCAGTGAACTCTGA